The Phycisphaeraceae bacterium genome includes a window with the following:
- a CDS encoding beta-ketoacyl-ACP synthase III produces the protein MIERPGSGRGVRVAGTGLAVPDRVLTNDDLSRLVDTSDEWITQRTGITERRVVAEDQTVIDLGERAMRGALDESGMVPQDLELVILATMTAEMACPSSAAQLVSQLGAVPAGAMDVSAACSGFVYAMNMAAGLIQSGHYRTIGVVGTETMTRIMDYTDRGTCVLFGDGAGAAVLKADDDPARGCLFQTMRSDGDRWGELYVPRHEGHLPEQTSADVFTGNYGKLQMNGREVFKFAVTTTEAIIDETLERTGVDPADLAMVVPHQSNRRILEAARQRLKLPEDKFCINIDRYGNTSAASVPIALHEQRAAKKIKDGDLVLFLAIGGGLTWTTSLWRF, from the coding sequence ATGATTGAGCGCCCCGGCAGCGGTCGGGGAGTGCGCGTCGCTGGCACGGGTCTGGCGGTGCCCGACCGGGTTCTGACCAATGATGACCTGAGTCGTCTTGTGGATACGTCGGATGAGTGGATCACTCAGCGGACGGGGATCACTGAGCGGCGGGTGGTGGCGGAGGACCAGACGGTTATAGACCTGGGTGAGCGGGCGATGCGGGGGGCGCTGGATGAATCGGGGATGGTGCCTCAGGACTTGGAGCTGGTGATTCTGGCGACGATGACGGCGGAGATGGCTTGTCCGTCGAGTGCTGCGCAGCTGGTTTCGCAACTCGGTGCGGTGCCGGCGGGTGCGATGGATGTCTCGGCGGCGTGCTCGGGGTTTGTGTACGCGATGAATATGGCGGCGGGGTTGATCCAGTCGGGGCACTACCGGACGATCGGGGTGGTGGGTACCGAGACGATGACTCGGATCATGGACTACACGGATCGTGGGACGTGCGTGCTGTTTGGGGATGGTGCGGGGGCTGCGGTGCTGAAGGCGGATGATGATCCGGCGCGTGGGTGCCTGTTCCAGACGATGCGGAGTGATGGTGATCGTTGGGGGGAGTTGTATGTGCCCAGACACGAGGGGCACCTGCCGGAGCAGACTTCGGCGGATGTGTTTACGGGGAACTACGGCAAGCTGCAGATGAACGGTCGTGAGGTGTTTAAGTTTGCGGTGACGACGACGGAGGCGATCATTGATGAGACGCTGGAGCGGACGGGTGTGGACCCGGCTGATCTAGCGATGGTGGTGCCTCATCAGTCGAACCGTCGGATTCTTGAGGCGGCGCGGCAACGGCTGAAGCTGCCTGAGGATAAGTTCTGCATCAACATTGATCGTTACGGGAATACGTCGGCGGCGAGTGTTCCGATTGCGTTGCATGAGCAGCGTGCGGCGAAGAAGATCAAGGATGGCGATCTGGTGCTGTTTTTGGCGATTGGTGGCGGGCTGACGTGGACCACGAGTTTGTGGCGCTTCTAA
- a CDS encoding sodium:solute symporter family protein, translating to MGLTDPVGVWTLVLVGLSFALYLTIAWVSRVRDTRGFYVAGQGVPAAANGMATAADWMSAASFISMAGIISTLGYAGGVYLMGWTGGYVLLALMLAPYLRKFGRYTVPDFIGDRYVSSTARVVAVVCAIFISFTYVAGQMRGVGVVFARFLDVDVSVGVYIGMTIVLVYAILGGMKGITWTQVAQYWVLITAFLIPAIAISIQLTGNPIPQVGLGQELVEVGQRTGVTLLDRLDQLHADLGFASYTEPFVDGSPWNKLNVFCVALALMCGTAGLPHVIVRFYTVKNVSAARWSGFWALLFISMLYLTAPAVAAFARYYMIDSLNGRVAVVPITEVQGDAEALLAEGVRTTETVDGGVAYLYKSASGAIRASEIPHWFRNWERTGLILWLDDGDGRVRYSGREDNEIFNKGAIGSSDLTEVRVEHQQWLDTEGAQGVDGRVMLRERGLSGPDRDIIVLATPEMAELANWIIALIAAGGLAAALSTASGLLLVISSSVAHDLYYRMMNPEASEKQRLLVGRVTIALAVTVAGYFGIYPPGFVSEVVAFAFGLAAASFFPALVLGIFSVRVGAIPAIAGMVTGIGFTAFYIFCNKAHVIVGPELADAMLGADSVLRTPWLLGINPQGIGVVGMAINFVVTLALTPLTPAPDEATRELVASLREPEGVGPAVQIEAAQDH from the coding sequence ATGGGGCTGACTGATCCGGTTGGAGTGTGGACGCTGGTGTTGGTGGGGCTGAGTTTTGCGTTGTACCTGACGATTGCGTGGGTGAGTCGGGTGCGTGATACGCGGGGATTTTATGTGGCGGGTCAGGGGGTACCGGCGGCGGCGAACGGGATGGCGACGGCGGCGGACTGGATGTCGGCGGCGTCGTTTATTTCGATGGCGGGGATCATTTCGACGTTGGGTTATGCGGGTGGGGTGTATCTGATGGGTTGGACGGGCGGGTATGTGCTGCTGGCGTTGATGCTGGCGCCTTATCTGCGGAAGTTCGGTCGATACACGGTGCCGGATTTCATTGGTGATCGTTATGTGTCATCGACGGCGCGGGTGGTGGCGGTGGTGTGCGCGATCTTCATCAGTTTTACTTATGTGGCTGGTCAGATGCGTGGTGTGGGGGTGGTGTTTGCGCGTTTTCTTGATGTGGATGTGTCGGTAGGTGTTTACATCGGGATGACGATTGTTCTGGTGTACGCGATTCTTGGGGGTATGAAGGGGATCACGTGGACGCAGGTGGCGCAGTATTGGGTGCTGATCACGGCGTTTTTGATTCCAGCCATTGCGATTTCGATCCAGTTGACGGGGAATCCGATTCCGCAGGTGGGGCTGGGGCAGGAGTTGGTGGAGGTGGGGCAGCGGACGGGGGTTACGCTGCTGGATCGGCTGGATCAGCTTCATGCGGACCTGGGTTTTGCGAGTTACACCGAGCCGTTTGTGGATGGGTCGCCCTGGAATAAGCTGAACGTATTTTGTGTGGCGCTGGCGCTGATGTGCGGGACGGCGGGGTTACCTCATGTGATCGTGCGGTTCTATACGGTGAAGAATGTGTCGGCGGCGCGGTGGTCGGGGTTTTGGGCGTTGCTGTTTATCTCGATGCTGTATCTGACGGCTCCTGCGGTGGCGGCGTTTGCGCGGTACTACATGATCGACTCGTTGAACGGGCGGGTGGCGGTGGTGCCGATCACGGAGGTTCAGGGTGATGCGGAGGCGTTGCTGGCGGAGGGCGTGAGGACGACGGAGACGGTGGATGGCGGGGTGGCTTATCTCTACAAGAGCGCATCGGGAGCGATTCGGGCTTCGGAAATCCCGCACTGGTTTCGGAACTGGGAGCGGACGGGGCTGATCCTGTGGTTGGATGATGGTGATGGGAGGGTCCGTTATTCGGGGCGTGAGGATAATGAGATTTTCAATAAGGGGGCTATTGGGAGCAGCGATCTGACTGAGGTGCGGGTGGAGCATCAGCAGTGGTTGGATACGGAGGGTGCGCAAGGTGTGGATGGGCGGGTGATGCTGCGCGAGCGGGGGCTGTCGGGGCCGGATCGGGACATTATTGTGCTGGCTACGCCTGAGATGGCGGAGCTGGCGAACTGGATTATTGCGCTGATTGCGGCGGGCGGTTTGGCGGCTGCGTTGTCGACGGCGAGCGGGTTGCTGCTGGTGATCTCGTCTTCGGTGGCGCATGATCTGTATTACCGGATGATGAATCCGGAGGCGTCGGAGAAGCAGCGGTTGCTGGTGGGGAGGGTGACGATTGCGTTGGCGGTGACGGTGGCGGGGTATTTCGGGATCTACCCGCCTGGATTCGTGAGCGAGGTGGTGGCGTTTGCGTTCGGGTTGGCGGCGGCGAGTTTCTTCCCGGCGTTGGTGTTGGGGATTTTCAGTGTTCGGGTGGGTGCGATCCCGGCGATTGCGGGGATGGTGACGGGGATTGGGTTTACGGCGTTCTATATTTTCTGCAACAAGGCGCATGTGATCGTTGGGCCTGAGTTGGCGGATGCGATGTTGGGGGCGGATTCGGTGCTGCGAACGCCTTGGCTGCTGGGGATTAATCCTCAGGGGATTGGTGTGGTGGGGATGGCGATCAACTTTGTGGTGACGCTGGCGTTGACGCCTTTGACGCCAGCGCCGGATGAGGCGACGCGGGAGCTTGTGGCGAGTCTGCGTGAGCCGGAGGGCGTGGGCCCGGCGGTGCAGATTGAGGCGGCACAGGACCATTGA
- the plsX gene encoding phosphate acyltransferase PlsX, giving the protein MRIAVDVMGGDHAPSAILAGCLDAVPLLGDAHTLVLVGESSVIERGLDERGLKGHAQIEVVGTTQVIEMGDSPVAALRGKPDSSIVRLMELGGRKAGDSYCDVVLSAGNTGACVAAAQMSMRRLPNVHRPGIAVTMPTFGGPVVVCDVGANPEPRAAHLHQYGKMSAIYAEQVLGLKDPKVALLSIGGEESKGNVLVKETHQLFKGDSGVNYVGFVEGRDLFFGKASVVVTEGFTGNVVLKLSEGLAAGLFKTIGAEIASISTGMAEQFGPVVKSIYKKHDYHEFGGAPLLGANGICMILHGSSESRTVMAAIRSSMMHVEHRVNDRLIESLSEDGVREPEGAA; this is encoded by the coding sequence GTGCGTATCGCCGTCGACGTGATGGGTGGGGACCATGCGCCATCCGCGATTCTCGCGGGTTGTCTTGACGCAGTTCCGCTGCTTGGGGATGCGCATACGCTGGTGCTGGTGGGTGAGTCGTCGGTGATTGAGCGGGGGTTGGATGAGCGAGGGCTGAAGGGCCATGCTCAGATCGAGGTGGTGGGGACGACGCAGGTGATCGAGATGGGGGACAGCCCGGTGGCGGCGCTGCGGGGCAAGCCGGACAGCTCGATCGTGCGGCTGATGGAGTTGGGCGGGCGGAAGGCTGGGGATTCGTACTGTGATGTTGTGTTGTCGGCGGGGAACACGGGGGCGTGTGTGGCGGCGGCTCAGATGTCGATGCGACGGCTGCCGAATGTTCACCGTCCTGGGATTGCGGTGACGATGCCGACGTTTGGCGGTCCTGTGGTGGTGTGCGATGTGGGGGCGAATCCTGAGCCACGGGCGGCGCATCTGCATCAATACGGGAAGATGTCGGCGATCTACGCGGAGCAGGTGCTTGGTCTTAAGGACCCGAAGGTGGCGCTGCTGTCGATCGGCGGGGAGGAGTCGAAGGGGAACGTGCTGGTGAAGGAGACGCATCAGCTGTTTAAGGGGGACAGCGGTGTGAACTACGTTGGTTTTGTTGAGGGGCGAGATCTGTTTTTTGGCAAGGCGAGTGTGGTGGTGACCGAAGGGTTTACGGGGAACGTGGTGCTCAAGCTGTCGGAGGGTCTGGCTGCGGGACTGTTTAAGACGATTGGCGCAGAGATTGCTTCGATCTCGACGGGGATGGCGGAGCAGTTTGGGCCGGTGGTGAAGAGTATTTACAAGAAGCACGACTATCACGAGTTTGGTGGGGCCCCGCTGCTGGGTGCGAACGGGATCTGCATGATTCTGCACGGGTCGAGTGAATCGCGGACGGTGATGGCGGCGATCCGGAGCTCGATGATGCATGTTGAGCATCGGGTGAACGACCGGCTGATCGAGTCGCTGTCTGAGGATGGCGTTCGTGAACCTGAGGGAGCGGCATGA
- the fabG gene encoding 3-oxoacyl-[acyl-carrier-protein] reductase, with translation MSQDVVQRVAVVTGASRGIGAACALALGRQGRHVVCVARDAGRLAGVKEQIEAAGGSASVATCDLSESGAISAVIEKVFDEHGRLDILVNNAGITRDNLLLRMSDEEFDAVIATNLRSVFESCRAVARPMMKGKFGRIINLGSVSGLVGNAGQANYAAAKAGVVGMTKSIAKELAPKQVTANVVAPGFIQTDMTDVLPESIKESVKQMTPLRRFGRPEEIAHAVAFLAAEEAGYITGQVVTVDGGMTMA, from the coding sequence ATGAGTCAGGACGTTGTGCAGCGAGTAGCGGTGGTGACGGGAGCCTCTCGGGGGATTGGTGCTGCGTGTGCGTTGGCACTGGGGCGTCAGGGGCGTCATGTGGTGTGTGTGGCTCGTGATGCGGGTCGGCTGGCGGGGGTGAAGGAGCAGATCGAGGCGGCGGGTGGGTCAGCGTCGGTGGCGACGTGTGATCTGAGCGAGTCAGGGGCGATCTCGGCGGTGATTGAGAAGGTGTTTGATGAGCACGGGCGGCTGGACATTTTGGTGAACAATGCGGGGATCACGCGGGATAATCTGTTGCTGCGGATGTCGGACGAGGAGTTTGATGCGGTGATCGCGACGAACTTGCGTTCGGTGTTTGAGTCTTGTCGGGCGGTGGCGCGGCCGATGATGAAGGGTAAGTTCGGTCGGATCATCAATCTGGGCTCGGTGTCGGGTCTGGTGGGGAACGCGGGGCAGGCGAACTACGCGGCGGCGAAGGCGGGGGTTGTGGGGATGACCAAGTCGATTGCGAAGGAGCTGGCCCCGAAGCAGGTGACGGCGAATGTGGTGGCTCCGGGGTTTATTCAGACGGATATGACGGATGTTCTGCCTGAGAGCATCAAGGAATCGGTGAAGCAGATGACCCCTCTGCGTCGATTTGGGCGTCCGGAGGAGATCGCTCACGCTGTGGCTTTTCTGGCGGCGGAGGAGGCGGGGTACATCACCGGGCAGGTGGTGACGGTCGATGGAGGGATGACGATGGCATAA
- a CDS encoding twin-arginine translocase TatA/TatE family subunit, which translates to MFTLAMLMTPCVPVLGFLGPIGWPEMLVIAVVGLLFFGKRLPEVGRSLGKGIVEFKKGLSGLDSDMTKAGDPPRIENQADSVSGEEKAKSTTKESA; encoded by the coding sequence ATGTTCACCCTTGCCATGCTGATGACTCCCTGCGTGCCGGTCCTGGGCTTTCTTGGGCCGATCGGCTGGCCGGAGATGCTGGTGATCGCGGTGGTGGGTTTGCTGTTTTTTGGCAAGCGTCTGCCTGAGGTGGGGCGAAGTCTGGGCAAGGGGATCGTGGAGTTCAAGAAGGGGCTGTCGGGGCTTGATTCGGATATGACGAAGGCGGGCGATCCGCCACGGATTGAGAACCAGGCGGACAGTGTGTCGGGCGAGGAGAAGGCGAAGAGCACGACGAAGGAGTCGGCTTGA
- the acpP gene encoding acyl carrier protein: MDEQEIQDKVTAIVAEQMGVEKGEISRDTNFVNDLNADSLDTVELVMEFEDEFETSIPDEEAEKIQTVGQAIDYIKSQIDKK; this comes from the coding sequence ATGGATGAACAAGAAATTCAGGACAAGGTTACGGCGATCGTCGCTGAGCAGATGGGTGTTGAGAAGGGAGAGATCTCTCGGGACACCAACTTTGTGAACGATCTGAATGCGGACAGTCTGGACACGGTTGAGCTGGTCATGGAGTTTGAGGACGAGTTCGAGACCTCGATCCCGGACGAAGAGGCCGAGAAGATCCAGACGGTTGGTCAGGCGATTGATTACATCAAGAGCCAGATCGACAAGAAGTAA
- the fabF gene encoding beta-ketoacyl-ACP synthase II, protein MADRRVAITGLGWLTTRGTSIDDVWKLLLNGESFIHEIRTFDASAYSTRFAGEIDVWDGIPEVDKRDLKRMDRFAQFGLAASIAAVKDSGLDFSKEDQWRCGVNIGSGVGGIGEFADGHQKLLEKGPDRVSPFMVPRLMCNAGSGNVSIHFKIKGPNSAIATACASAANSLGESAMLIRHGVSDVMIAGGAEAAVTPMGLACFTAIKALSKRNDAPTKASRPFDKDRDGFILSEGAGVLILEEMDRAKARGAKIYAEIAGYGQTSDGYHITAPDEKGTGAAQAMIHALKDAGVNNDEVGYINAHGTSTPLGDLAETRAIKRVFEANGSRCTVPVSSTKSMTGHLLGASGGIEAIITALTLQSGIAPPTINLEEPGVECDLDYIPKQAREINPKVAISNSFGFGGHNVSLVFRKA, encoded by the coding sequence ATGGCTGACCGCCGCGTCGCGATCACTGGACTTGGATGGCTTACCACTCGTGGTACGTCGATTGATGATGTGTGGAAGCTGTTGCTGAATGGCGAGAGCTTCATTCACGAGATCCGGACGTTTGATGCGTCGGCCTATTCCACACGCTTCGCTGGCGAGATCGATGTGTGGGACGGGATCCCGGAGGTCGATAAGCGAGATCTCAAGCGGATGGATCGTTTTGCGCAGTTTGGTCTGGCGGCGAGTATCGCTGCGGTGAAGGACTCGGGCCTGGATTTCTCGAAGGAGGATCAGTGGCGGTGTGGGGTCAACATCGGGTCTGGCGTGGGCGGCATCGGTGAGTTCGCGGATGGCCATCAGAAGCTGCTGGAGAAGGGGCCGGATCGGGTGAGTCCGTTCATGGTTCCGAGGCTGATGTGTAATGCGGGCTCGGGTAATGTCTCGATCCATTTCAAGATCAAGGGTCCAAACTCGGCGATCGCGACGGCTTGTGCGAGTGCGGCGAACTCTCTTGGTGAGTCGGCGATGCTGATTCGTCACGGGGTTTCGGATGTGATGATTGCGGGTGGTGCTGAGGCGGCGGTGACGCCTATGGGTTTGGCGTGTTTCACGGCGATCAAAGCGTTGTCGAAGCGTAATGATGCGCCGACGAAGGCGTCTCGACCGTTTGATAAGGACCGAGACGGCTTTATTCTCTCGGAGGGCGCTGGGGTGCTGATCCTCGAGGAGATGGATCGTGCGAAGGCGCGTGGCGCGAAGATCTACGCGGAGATCGCGGGTTACGGCCAGACTTCGGATGGGTACCACATCACGGCACCGGACGAGAAGGGTACTGGGGCGGCTCAGGCCATGATCCATGCGCTGAAGGATGCAGGTGTCAATAACGATGAGGTGGGGTATATCAATGCTCACGGGACGAGCACGCCGTTGGGTGATCTGGCGGAGACGCGGGCGATCAAGCGTGTGTTTGAGGCGAACGGGAGCCGTTGCACCGTGCCGGTGAGTTCGACCAAGAGCATGACGGGGCATCTGCTGGGGGCGTCGGGTGGGATTGAGGCGATCATCACGGCGTTGACGTTGCAGTCGGGGATTGCCCCGCCGACGATCAACCTGGAGGAGCCGGGTGTGGAGTGCGACCTGGACTACATTCCGAAGCAGGCCCGTGAGATCAACCCGAAGGTTGCGATCAGCAACTCGTTTGGCTTTGGCGGGCACAATGTGAGCCTAGTTTTCCGAAAAGCTTGA
- the fabD gene encoding ACP S-malonyltransferase, producing MTSTSSVRDAASATAVALLCPGQGAQHVGMGQAWAEASSAAWEVFEAADGLLGFSLSGLCFEGPEEELARTDKAQPAIYTASVASYRALVAAGELAEGDVAMTAGLSLGEFTALHLAGAVSFEDGLRLVKLRGEAMQAAAEAADSGMVAITGDVDEAKILELCDQARGDGVLVPANYNSSMQVVISGSRDACERAVPVAESMGFKATVLVVAGAFHSPLMAPAAERLRAALEETSWSAPRTPVLSNVTGEVHDSDPAMIRERLVEQLTSPVRWSQSMTLAADRYGSHRFVELSPGRVLSGLMKRIDRSIKVQNHATPPTSPT from the coding sequence ATGACTTCAACCTCAAGTGTTCGTGATGCGGCATCGGCTACTGCTGTGGCTTTGCTGTGTCCTGGTCAGGGCGCTCAGCATGTGGGGATGGGGCAAGCGTGGGCGGAGGCATCGTCGGCGGCGTGGGAGGTTTTTGAGGCGGCTGACGGGCTGCTGGGGTTTAGCTTGAGCGGTCTTTGTTTTGAAGGGCCGGAGGAGGAGCTGGCCCGGACGGACAAGGCTCAGCCGGCGATCTATACGGCGTCGGTGGCGTCTTACAGGGCGTTGGTTGCGGCGGGTGAGCTTGCTGAGGGTGATGTGGCGATGACGGCGGGGCTGAGTCTGGGTGAGTTCACGGCGTTGCATCTGGCGGGCGCGGTGAGCTTTGAGGACGGTCTGCGGCTGGTGAAGTTGCGTGGGGAGGCGATGCAGGCGGCGGCGGAGGCGGCGGACTCGGGGATGGTGGCGATTACGGGGGATGTGGATGAGGCGAAGATCCTTGAGTTGTGCGATCAGGCCCGGGGTGATGGTGTGCTGGTTCCGGCGAACTACAACTCGTCGATGCAGGTGGTGATCAGCGGGTCGCGGGATGCCTGCGAGCGGGCGGTGCCGGTGGCGGAGTCGATGGGTTTTAAGGCTACGGTTCTGGTGGTGGCTGGGGCGTTTCATTCGCCTTTGATGGCACCTGCGGCGGAGCGGCTGAGGGCGGCGTTGGAGGAGACGTCGTGGTCGGCCCCGAGGACGCCGGTGCTGTCGAACGTGACGGGTGAGGTGCATGATTCGGACCCGGCGATGATCCGTGAGCGTTTGGTGGAGCAGTTGACGAGTCCGGTGCGATGGTCGCAGTCGATGACGCTGGCAGCGGATCGTTATGGATCGCATCGGTTTGTGGAGTTGTCGCCTGGGCGTGTGCTGTCGGGGCTGATGAAGCGGATCGACCGATCGATCAAAGTCCAAAACCACGCCACCCCCCCCACCTCCCCCACATAG
- a CDS encoding serine/threonine-protein kinase — protein MPDHHADDSPTADVHADGTDQTSDSPPVAQIDDNTQAGQSIGPYKLLQQIGEGGFGIVWMAEQREPIKRRVALKVIKLGMDTKQVIARFEAERQALAMMDHPNIAKVYDAGATETGRPFFAMEYIRGIPIAEYCDHQRLDTEARLRLMVDVCNAIQHAHQKGVIHRDIKPSNVLVTMHDSIAVPKVIDFGIAKATNTELTQHTLFTEHRQMIGTPVYMSPEQAEMSGLDIDTRSDIYSLGVLIYELLTGTTPFSQDELSSGGYDVMRKIILEREPHKPSTRISGLGDEATSKAKARRLDTNHLQQRLTGDLDWITMKCLEKDRTRRYETASELAQDITRHLNDEPVIAGPPGAAYKIRKFMKRHRPRVIAAGFAIALLIVSMIGILLTMSWALAERQRADIEAQRASTAAESAVNAQAIAEQNEQDAIDAAQRAERELRRATEFKSFLTRMLTSLDPAIARGEDTTLIEILLAGARRDLVTQQLDDPVLRIELAQLLGEVYRAFGRADLAVALFERAAADGTLALGPEAPATLNAQIELALAYWDLSANTEAMRVLTTMIPAATQSLGSTHRLTLWAHDVLAAVLLDVGRYQEALVHAELAYKGALETAGPENHDTAVFARRYAEILRVLGRIEEAKPLEAGVLEALARSRGQYHPTTIQERFMIISRRRQEGDPQAILEVPAIIDLLRAHTGERSAVTTLAETTFATWLIEDEQYAQAADYLASLTDRLLPISPTNKQHREILSMLEQAAGLADRPDLVAKAQQHALQPPQLPVWVYDEPLTQQIYAPSGHMGETQTTDITIYARDESQPDRGSFIRITLKPETSWTGIVWQDPAHNWGTRPGGYDLTAATRIVFDARSPEGHGLFTIGMGTRANDQHRADTGFIEEQFTATTEWQTYSLDISAIDRSRIFSGVVFVVSGAAEQVTIDLDRIRYE, from the coding sequence ATGCCCGATCACCACGCCGACGATTCTCCCACCGCCGACGTTCATGCTGATGGCACAGACCAGACCTCCGACAGCCCGCCTGTAGCTCAGATAGACGACAACACCCAGGCTGGCCAATCCATCGGCCCCTACAAACTCCTCCAGCAGATCGGCGAAGGCGGGTTCGGCATCGTCTGGATGGCCGAGCAACGCGAGCCCATCAAGAGGCGAGTGGCCCTCAAAGTCATCAAGCTCGGGATGGACACCAAACAGGTCATCGCTCGATTCGAGGCCGAACGCCAGGCACTGGCCATGATGGACCATCCCAACATCGCCAAGGTCTATGACGCCGGCGCCACCGAAACTGGCCGCCCCTTCTTTGCCATGGAATACATCCGCGGGATTCCCATCGCTGAATACTGCGACCACCAAAGACTCGATACCGAAGCAAGACTCCGATTGATGGTCGATGTCTGCAACGCCATCCAGCACGCCCACCAGAAAGGCGTCATCCACCGCGACATCAAACCCTCCAATGTCCTCGTCACTATGCACGACAGCATCGCCGTACCCAAAGTCATCGACTTCGGCATCGCTAAAGCCACCAACACCGAACTGACTCAACACACCCTCTTCACAGAACACCGCCAGATGATCGGTACGCCCGTCTACATGTCTCCCGAGCAGGCCGAGATGTCTGGCCTCGACATCGACACACGGTCCGACATTTACTCCCTTGGCGTCCTGATCTACGAACTACTGACCGGCACAACCCCCTTCAGCCAGGACGAACTCAGCTCTGGCGGCTACGACGTCATGAGGAAGATCATCCTCGAACGAGAACCCCATAAACCCAGCACTCGCATCTCAGGATTGGGTGATGAGGCGACCAGCAAGGCAAAAGCCAGACGGCTCGACACCAACCACCTCCAGCAACGACTCACTGGCGACCTCGACTGGATCACCATGAAGTGTCTGGAGAAAGACCGCACACGACGATACGAGACCGCCAGCGAACTGGCCCAGGACATCACGCGCCACCTCAATGATGAGCCTGTCATCGCAGGTCCCCCCGGAGCCGCCTACAAGATTCGCAAGTTTATGAAACGCCATCGCCCAAGGGTGATCGCTGCCGGTTTTGCTATTGCACTGCTCATCGTCAGCATGATCGGCATCCTGTTAACCATGAGTTGGGCGCTCGCCGAGAGGCAACGAGCAGACATTGAAGCACAGCGTGCCAGTACCGCTGCAGAAAGCGCCGTCAACGCACAGGCCATCGCCGAGCAGAACGAACAGGATGCCATCGACGCCGCGCAGCGCGCCGAACGTGAGCTACGCAGAGCGACCGAGTTCAAATCATTCCTGACCCGCATGCTCACCAGCCTCGACCCCGCGATTGCCCGAGGCGAAGACACCACGTTAATCGAGATACTCCTCGCCGGAGCAAGACGCGACTTGGTCACCCAACAACTCGACGACCCCGTCCTACGGATCGAGCTGGCCCAACTACTCGGCGAGGTCTATCGAGCCTTCGGAAGAGCCGACCTCGCCGTTGCCCTATTCGAACGAGCCGCAGCCGATGGCACCCTGGCGCTCGGCCCAGAGGCGCCAGCGACACTCAATGCGCAGATCGAACTCGCACTCGCCTACTGGGACCTCTCTGCCAACACCGAGGCCATGCGAGTCCTCACTACGATGATCCCCGCAGCAACCCAGTCACTCGGCTCCACGCATCGACTCACGCTCTGGGCTCACGACGTTCTGGCAGCCGTGCTCCTGGACGTCGGGCGATATCAGGAGGCACTCGTGCATGCCGAGCTTGCTTACAAAGGAGCACTCGAGACCGCCGGCCCCGAAAACCACGACACGGCCGTCTTTGCCCGCCGCTACGCCGAGATCTTGCGAGTGCTGGGGCGTATCGAAGAAGCAAAGCCACTCGAAGCAGGTGTCCTCGAGGCCCTCGCTCGATCTCGTGGCCAGTACCACCCAACAACCATCCAGGAACGATTCATGATCATCAGCCGCCGTCGGCAGGAAGGCGACCCTCAGGCAATCCTTGAAGTCCCCGCCATCATTGACCTCCTGCGCGCCCACACCGGCGAGCGATCCGCCGTCACGACCCTTGCCGAAACCACCTTCGCGACCTGGCTTATCGAAGATGAGCAATACGCCCAGGCCGCTGACTACCTCGCCAGCCTCACCGATCGATTGCTGCCCATCTCCCCAACCAACAAGCAGCACCGTGAAATCCTCTCGATGCTCGAGCAAGCCGCCGGGCTTGCTGACCGCCCCGACCTCGTCGCTAAAGCACAGCAGCACGCGCTCCAACCACCGCAGCTGCCTGTTTGGGTTTACGACGAACCGCTGACTCAGCAGATTTATGCGCCCTCCGGCCACATGGGAGAAACCCAGACCACCGACATAACCATCTACGCCCGCGATGAGTCACAGCCAGACCGCGGCTCGTTTATCCGCATCACCCTTAAACCCGAGACGAGCTGGACAGGCATTGTCTGGCAGGACCCCGCCCACAACTGGGGAACCAGACCAGGCGGATACGACCTCACCGCCGCGACCCGAATCGTCTTCGACGCCCGATCACCCGAAGGCCATGGACTCTTCACCATCGGGATGGGCACCAGAGCAAACGACCAGCATCGTGCCGACACCGGATTCATCGAAGAACAGTTCACTGCCACCACAGAGTGGCAAACCTACTCCCTGGATATCTCAGCGATCGACCGCTCAAGAATCTTCTCAGGCGTCGTCTTCGTCGTCTCAGGCGCTGCAGAACAGGTCACCATCGACCTCGACAGAATCCGCTACGAATAA
- the rpmF gene encoding 50S ribosomal protein L32, protein MLPVQRQTRSQSRKRRSHDALRRGQWVNCPNCGNAKTPHAACNNCGYVRAGLKLNLKNNKD, encoded by the coding sequence ATGCTTCCAGTGCAACGACAGACACGATCTCAGAGCCGTAAGCGTCGTTCTCACGATGCTTTGCGTCGTGGCCAGTGGGTGAACTGCCCGAACTGCGGAAACGCGAAGACGCCTCATGCGGCGTGTAATAACTGCGGCTATGTCCGCGCCGGGCTGAAGCTCAACCTGAAGAACAACAAGGACTAA